The Geminocystis sp. M7585_C2015_104 DNA window TTGAACAAGGAAGACCAAGTAGACGACCCCGAGTTGGTGGAACTGGTGGAAATGGAAGTCCGTGACTTGTTGAATCAATACGGCTTCCCGGGGGATGAAGTACCCGTCATCAAGGGGTCTGCCCTCAAGGCTTTGGAACACATGACTGCTAACCCCAGCACCCAAAGGGGGGAAAATGAGTGGGTAGACAAGATCTACGAATTGATGGACGCCGTGGACGAATACATCCCCACTCCTCAGCGTGACGTGGATAAGCCCTTCTTGATGGCAGTAGAAGACGTCTTCTCCATCACCGGTCGTGGAACCGTTGCCACCGGCCGTATTGAAAGGGGCAGGGTCAAAGTGGGCGACACCGTGGAAATCGTCGGCCTCGGCGAAACTCGTACTACTACTGTAACCGGGGTAGAAATGTTCCAGAAAACCCTGGACGAGGGCATTGCCGGCGACAACGTGGGTGTACTGCTGCGGGGTATTCAGAAAAATGAAATTGAGCGGGGCATGGTATTGGCCAAACCCGGCACTATCACCCCTCACACCAAGTTTGAAGCCGAGGTGTATGTTCTAAAAAAAGAAGAGGGTGGCCGTCACACCCCCTTCTTCACCGGCTATCGCCCCCAATTTTATGTTCGTACAACGGATGTAACCGGTACTATTACAGACTTCACCGCCGACGACGGCAGCAAACCAGAAATGGTAATGCCTGGCGATCGCATCAGAATGACTGTAGAGTTGATAAGCCCCATCGCCATCGAGCAGGGGATGCGTTTCGCTATCCGTGAAGGGGGTCGTACCATCGGCGCCGGCGCCGTTTCTAAAATTATCGAGTAGTTGACTTTATAAACTACAGGGCGTGCCTATCATCCCCGTGCGCCCTTTTTTCTTCTATTGTTTTCCCTCCATTTTTCCATCGCACCTTGACAATTAAAAACAAAGGAGTGTTACTATGGCTACCCTGCAACAAAAAATTCGTATCCGTCTAAAGGCATTCGACCGTCGTCTGTTGGACACCTCTTGTAATAAAATTGTAGAAACCGCCAATAGGACCAACGCTAAACCAGTAGGCCCTATCCCACTCCCCACCAGACGTCGAGTCTACTGTGTGTTGCGCTCACCCCACATCGACAAAGACTCCCGAGAGCATTTTGAAACCCGTACTCATATTCGTATCATCGACATTTATCAACCTTCCTCCAAAACCATCGATGCCCTCATGAAGTTAGACCTGCCAGCAGGGGTTGACATTGAAGTAAAACTGTAAGGCTAATCGGTTGGGTTTACCTTCGCCAGCCCAACCCCCTTTAGCGAAACAGTTGATACAAAGACAGAACCAACTCCATTATAATTAAGAACACGATGTACCACTCCACCCGCAAACTGGCATTGTGTTTCAGTAACCCCAAAGCAGTTTCTGCTGTGCGGGATACCGACTGCAGTTTTTTCTCCAAAACCTGATCCCTTTCTCTAATCTCGTATTCACTCTCCAAACGCAAATATAGTCTTTCCAACTCCGGACAATCCCACAACAAGTCTGGCTTGTCAATCACCTCCACTCTCCCCATTACTTCATTCTGTATTAACAAAGTAGTACCAAGTAGCTTTAGTAATTCCCGCACTTGTTTGCGACTCCAGCTGGCATTTTGTAACCCCGTGGCAAAGGGTTCGATTCTGTCAAAAGCCGCGCTTGTCTGTTGTTCGTAGTGGGCTAAAACTACACTTTTAGCTAGCACGTCTGCCACTATCTGCAGACTACTGATAGTCAACTGCGGTAGGACAATATTGCCATTGACTACCCTGGCCATATTTTCCCCCTTGCCCTCCAATTGGATTTCCGTATCTTCCACCTCCGGTTTCTCAAAAGGCGAAGAAATAAGGGGCTTTAGGTTATTCAGAAATGTTGCCTCCTCAATGGGCTGTAGGTCAAATAAAACCGCAACCCCATAACGGAATAAAACTGCATATCCCGTCTCCC harbors:
- the tuf gene encoding elongation factor Tu, coding for MAREKFERKKPHVNVGTIGHVDHGKTTLTAAITMVLAAQGRAKAKRYDEIDAAPEERARGITINTAHVEYETEKRHYAHVDCPGHADYVKNMITGAAQMDGAILVVSAADGPMPQTREHILLARQVGVPNLVVFLNKEDQVDDPELVELVEMEVRDLLNQYGFPGDEVPVIKGSALKALEHMTANPSTQRGENEWVDKIYELMDAVDEYIPTPQRDVDKPFLMAVEDVFSITGRGTVATGRIERGRVKVGDTVEIVGLGETRTTTVTGVEMFQKTLDEGIAGDNVGVLLRGIQKNEIERGMVLAKPGTITPHTKFEAEVYVLKKEEGGRHTPFFTGYRPQFYVRTTDVTGTITDFTADDGSKPEMVMPGDRIRMTVELISPIAIEQGMRFAIREGGRTIGAGAVSKIIE
- the rpsJ gene encoding 30S ribosomal protein S10; the encoded protein is MATLQQKIRIRLKAFDRRLLDTSCNKIVETANRTNAKPVGPIPLPTRRRVYCVLRSPHIDKDSREHFETRTHIRIIDIYQPSSKTIDALMKLDLPAGVDIEVKL
- a CDS encoding RMD1 family protein, which gives rise to MEETIFANRETIKVRALFLGQRIDLRALENVERVATNPLTVAAGETGYAVLFRYGVAVLFDLQPIEEATFLNNLKPLISSPFEKPEVEDTEIQLEGKGENMARVVNGNIVLPQLTISSLQIVADVLAKSVVLAHYEQQTSAAFDRIEPFATGLQNASWSRKQVRELLKLLGTTLLIQNEVMGRVEVIDKPDLLWDCPELERLYLRLESEYEIRERDQVLEKKLQSVSRTAETALGLLKHNASLRVEWYIVFLIIMELVLSLYQLFR